In Spodoptera frugiperda isolate SF20-4 chromosome 3, AGI-APGP_CSIRO_Sfru_2.0, whole genome shotgun sequence, the genomic window TATATTAGTAGGGAAATGACATTAGTTACGAAATTTTGTTAGttcacaaattataattttacgaTCAAACTAAGCGATAAAGAGGTTAATATAAGATTCTAacttctatatatttatttttagtttttttatttatttcttaatacaGCTAAAGCCACAACAACATCATTAATAGCGTTGACACTTGACATTTTGAAGCGCGGCTTAAGCACATAGACATTTAAAGCATTTTTCATCAATTATTTGGCGATAAAacgtcacaaaataaaataatatgtattatacaatatatacatatacttacaacgattttatgtaagtaatttataaaaatatgcacAAATATAAATACGTAAACAAACATTGGTATGTCGTGCTTTATCAgacaaaaattctaaataaattgccTCCACTTATATAGTGGATGATAGTTGGAAACTAAGTATCAGTTTCCATATTttcccaaaaataataaatagcactAACGTGTGCCAAAAACCAtggaaaattattgtttcagaCGGAACTTGGCCATCTGGAAACATCTGTATAATACTGATATATATCGATATATTAGACGTAGACACAAAACGAAGTAGGTATAGGACAGACGTGGCACAAGAGTAGCGTACAGAGAGTGTATAGAGGCAGCGGTGCGGTAGTAGGGCGTGTGTCTGTCTACCTGCAGTGAGTGCGAGAGTATTGTCCCCACCTAAAGGTCACGACGGACACGGCGGGCGCGTTCAGCTTCACGTTGGCCCGCCCGGGGGACGCGCGCGACACGCCCGCGCCGCCGTTCGCCTCGCCCGGGGACTTCGCCTCCGATGAACCTGTGGAAACGTTAAATTTCGGTTATTTTTGGTCCGATATCTATCACCAAAGAAGAGTTAACAAAACGATGAGAATTTACAACATTTCTCTcatgtagaaataaatattgaaaagtagTCCAGATTTAATGAaagatttttacaaaaaaatcttgaaTCAAGATCTTTTAGAATGGAAATAAAAGTGAAACCTATGCAAGAAGGGTTTGACGTCGCTAGACAAGCTAATTGAAACGCTACATTAGCGCGTTTAGCACATATTATTGGCAATTGTCTACCTATTACTCAGCCTATTAACAGTTAAGACAATTAGGACCTGGGACCTAACTAGAGCCAACTAGCTTTACGGTAGGGCGACAAATCAACAGTTTCAACTGATAGTAAAAAATCGGCGATACAATGGCGTTACCGGTAAATTGGGAGTAAGAGATTTGAAAATTCACAAATCCCTCAGATTCGGTGACGATTGGGCCTTCGATAACATTACTGACatgaaacacaacgctagcgttgtttcacatcggtttttaCAAGGCCTTTGTATCacgtatttttcaaaatatgcTTACCATGAGGCATGAACGTGTTGACGACTCGTATACTGTCCCTGCACTTGGCGAGCTGTCGGTCGACGTCGTCGTACGAGGCGCCGTCTATGACGAACACCTCCGCCATGTCGTCTGTGAGTAGCTGACACGAGTAGCCGATGTTTATCGCCGTTTCTGGAAATAACAAAAGTTTGATGAACAAAAATAGCACTTAACCGAATGAGTTTAAGGTTGCTTGACAAATATGAAAGTGATATTGGAAATTTGACTTTATGTAATCACGTAATTATTCGCAAATGTATAGAGTTATTTTACAAGTCtgcaagtaaaatatttaccttgttTATCGCCGGTTAAGACCCACACCTTGATGCCGGCCATACTGAGATTCGCTATTGTTTCTGGTACACCGTCTTGTAATTTGTCTTCTATTGCTGTTACGCCTGtaaacgaataaaaatattttcatttcttatCATTGCTTCTTTTATGGGATAGGCAGGTAAATAACCGTTTGGAGTGTTGATGGTAAACTCGCAGCACCAGAATATTGCATATTATGGGAGTTACAACTTCTTTTTTCCCCTTTGGAAAGGGGGATTGGTCCCCCCTAACACTAACTCAGTTTTCTCTGAGTTCGTGATCTCACATCGGTGAAGTTGACCCGGTGCTGAGACTTTATCACGTATTTAAACGTTACGTAAACAGTGAGCAAAGGTTTCTCGTCAAGAGAAACAtttattgaatatattttggCTGATGacaatacaacaaaaaatacaaatgaatgTATGgctatatttagttatttacccATGAGCAGTAGATCGGTCTCGATCTCCTCGTAGATGGCGTCGAGCTGCTCGTCCCGGTCgtgcagcgcgagcgcggcggcgtggtGCCTCCGCTTCCACTCGGCGAACCCGCGCTCCTCCAGCGGACGCCACGCCAGCGCCAGCGTGCGCAGACCTTCGCCCGCGAATTTCTGACACAAGAGATAATTTCTTAGTCATTTCCAATCAAATTCCAAAACAATGAAGATTAAAATAATGCCATAAATTGGACGTAATTgcttttcattattattatgttattcacGGAATAAAAATTGACAATCCCAGTTTAAATTATTGCAAGGACAGTTTTACTTTTATCACTGATGTCATAAAGTGTTCTAGTAACTACCATGAATAGAAAAGATACTTACATTTAAATGTTCCTGTGTCTTTGACTTTACATCTGTTTGATTTCCATTTTTTAATCTGTCATATATTACATTATCAGCACCTTTTGTATATAACCTAATTTCACCATCCTTCCTCAATATCACGGACATTCTTTTcctaacattattaaaatctaatataCATAACAATTCATACACctggaacaaaaaaaaaacaatgttaaaaaGCCAATTTCGATTTATCCTTTTGTATCAAGAATAGTTTTAgataaagtgaaaataaaaatgaaacacgTACCTCTGTTTTACCCATTACTTCTATTGTAATACTATTAGGCGAGCGTTCTCTGAACACGAAACCAAAATTTCTTGCTGCTGAAACCAGGGCAGACTCGTCGGGAGACTGCGCCTggaattacaaaattataatattacaacatattatgatgttttctttcataggATCTTATAAAAACAGAACCACGCCGCATCTATATAGTCTTATGTTGAGATAATTATGTATACTCTAATACTACTGAACATTTTTTAGGCAGTTTCCAACAGAAGATGTCAATTCTAAGGATTTTAAGGGATAAGACACATATCACCTAGTAGTAAGTGTTCAATGCTAGACAAGTTGATAAGATATTCTTAGGCAGTTTCCAACAGAAGATCCTGCTCCTTAGGTTTTAAGGGATAATACACAGATCACCTAGTAGTAATTATTCATACTAGAGTTCCAAGTTCATTGCTAAATTTTATTGCGAGAAATATACTCATTTTTCTGTGAATGCTATTGAATATTCTTACCTGGTACTCCAGCCTGCCGTTCTTCTGGTCGGGCATGACCGTATGACACAGCGCGAGCAGTCGAAAGAAGTCGTGGACATTCTTGTCGCCCCTCTTCACTGCATCCAGGAGTGTGCTGTCGAAGAACTTGAACTCCGGCTCGTATTCAGGGTTAAACGAGAAGTCCAAAGGCTCCGAGCTCTGTTATACGCAAAATACTCAATTATTGTCAAGAAGGTTGGGCTTACGGCAACAAATCTACGGTTTTCTTTCttgtttttgaaaatgaaatggGAAAAGCAACTGCAGATGGTTTTGTCTATTGTTTCGGTAGAATATAGCTTGATCTCTTTAAGATAGGGAAAACGAGAAATTACAAGTTTTGCCGATGCGTAAGACAAGTATTAATTCCGAGAcaaactgccgcactcaaagacatttaatgattacttaaactattccttagtaacgattttgtatcgaaaacaacaTTGCTAAGGTCTGGgtcaagtaaccattaaatgtctctcagtAGGACGGTATGATAAAgttgtataattaaaacttttaaaagacCTCCCTCATTATTTTACACCCAGAAATATGATCCTGAGAGTTGGTTAACAACTCTGTAAATGAGGGatgttttataaaagttttcaaaagcgatctttttgtttatttacaatttgAAAGTCAGTAGTTTATAGCCTCCAAATAATATCGTCAGAGATCAAACTACATTTAACAAGAACTATAAAAGATGTTCAGCAAAATACAAAGGGAATTCTAGACTAGTTTCTAAAAAggctaaataaaaaactataatatgAATGAACAACTGAATGGAATCTAGAGTTGTTAAAACATTGTACTAATATATTTTAGAAGTTAGGTATCACAGAGGGTGTTGCCAGTAATTCTGTGTTGCCTTCcccattattttatattttttttatactttttatataatttttttttcgtagatTTGTCAATGGTTCTACAGATGCAGTTAATAGTGTTAAAgcttataaacaaaaaacacacGATGCGAAGCGAACATGCATACAAGAGTACCAGTTAATTACATATGGACAaggacatacatacatacaatttataCATTATTAGTAGTTTGTGTGTAGGGAAACATTACATAAAGAACCcaatagaaattattattatttattcgaaccaagaaagaaagaaattagtTGTCTCCgtatcataaatatttgtttagtttatacCGTCtagaagaaaaagtatttttattttttatatggccatattatgttaaaaagagtattttattgtaatactaATATTCAGAAAGAGTTTGTTAATTTTGTCAATACGTTAATAAGTTAGAGATGGctagaagtaataaaaaaaaatagaagaagACAGAATGTCTATAGTTCGTAGGTAGTGCCGGAGCGAGTCTCAAATGGTGACTTGCTACTTCACTTGTGTGGGTTAGCTAGAGAACATTCCAGAAGTACAGAGGATTATTCAGAAAGGGGGGAGGGATAGGAACTTAAACACAGGCGCCAGGACCGCTGCCCGCTCCAAATACGAGCACCGAAAGCTATTGAACATCGAGTAGATATGCTTTAAATCATATCCAAGCAAACTAAATGATTAGCAGACATTTAACTTAAGTTTAATTAAGCAAATAGCAATTCGGATTTCTTTTGAGTAAAATGTTTCGCACGCCGCCACTATGCAAGGGTGCGTTTGGCCGTACGCTGTAAAATATGCATTTGCATTGTATCGCTAACACATAATGAACCTTACATCTATGATGGTAGGGTCTACAGTCTACACGAAGCGTATGACTGAACAATGATGTCGCGACGGCGATTAGACGTATTCGTCTGTTGACATGGAAAACGGTCAAAAGGAGCATGGTGCTTCGAACATGCTATGGGAACGATTTGCGCTTAAGCGAACCATATAACGCTAGATACTATTAAACACAGCGTACGGCCTAATTGAATAAGAAGAAGTTAATGATTATTTCGTTTTAGGAGATGCCGAGGGCATTGCAGCAAAGACAAGCACACCAGTAGGGCGTGCAAAACACGTATGTTGAGCGGGACAGATATTGGTAGGAGCTGTCGTATGTGGCAGCGGGGCAGCGGCATGGAGTGAGTGACGCGGGCAGAGTTACGAGTAGTGCTGCGTACGCGCGGGCGGCGGCCGCCGGGCGTGCTGCGGCCGGCGTCCTGCTCCAGCTCCAGCAggcgcgcgcgcgccgcgccccgcgccccgcccccGCCGGCCCCGCCCCCGCTGGCCCCGCcccctgcgcccgcgccgcggtGTCGCTGCGTCACCACACACACATCACACTCCACCCTACATCGCCTACCTAACCTACTCGATCTCGTATCTCGTATACGACTAAACGTGCAGCTATTGAAACTATTCCTTCAATACTTTCGAGATCTAGCCGCGAACAATTTCCACTTCATGTAGGTAAATGATCATCGCAATTTATGTTTCTATATTATTGATCCTCTAGGAGTAGCGGTCTAACGATGACAAATGTTCCCCATTATGTGTTTATGTCTGCAGGGCACAAACTGCACCACTGATGTGTGTGACCATGCAAATAAAACTCAAACAAAATCTAAGGATCTAGTGATGCGCTTGGTGGATGTTCGATTGAAATATTCATTCATGTAgtgaatatattatgtataacacaAACATGATACTGAGGTGTGGTACTATAATATCCACAAACTAActgtaaaacaaacacaaacagtatgacatgacaataaaattcaaacagTTCACATAACCCCAAAAGCGTGAGCAAACGTGGACAATTTCATCATTTACAGTACAAAACGTAAGTCCAAAGTACCAACTATTttgaaaatcaaagtcaaacATGCAAAACAAAAGATGTATAACTGGTCGTGCGTCGTCTTGTTGAATTCAAGTGCTTAGTGATACTTTATACAGACTGCATAAACCTACATGCATGTGTCTATCGACTATATGGTCTAGTCTAGAGCATGTGCtgttcaataaataactttgaaagtGGGTACTTGGTCCGTGGCGTGGTTTGGAATTGAACGTACATGACGTACCTCGGCGAGGTCTATAGTTTCACCGGTGGTTTCGTCCACGACGTCTCCGTAGCAAACGCCCGCTATCGAACACTTATTGAACGTCATTATGTTCTGCGTGAGAGTGCCCGTTTTATCTGAGAATATGTACTGGATCTGGCCTggaaacaacaaaaacattattcacACATTTGTACGCACGCATACAAGAAGTAGCGCAATAATTGCGGAAACATTTGCGCAAGTGTTAGCGCAATAATTGTGGAAATATTTGCGCAAGTGTTGGGATTAATttaattggttgatttattgttAAACTTACCAAGTTCCTCATTTAAAGTGGTAGTTCGCGCCTTTGCCGCGGTACCAGTCTTTTCGTAATACATTTTCTCGTCCCAGTTTATGAGGAAACTCTGGGCAAACCTTATTACCTATAAATAACaggaaaacaaattatttaacgtGACTGATTTAAGTGTTGAGTGTATAGAGATATATAATATGGTCATTTTCGTAAAGTTAGAAATGATTTGTGGTCAAGCACTATAGAATTACGTAagaaattactaaattaaaggATATTATTTtcgaacaaataatattatacttattattgtCTATATTTTTGGAACATTTATGTTATAGCCTTTTAAAGTAATGATAACTTTAAAAGCCTATCTTAAAGTATAACTAAATAGGTAGTTGTGAAAAGGTCCAATAAGGGTACATGATTCCTAAACACTTTGTATACAGGTGGAAAAGCAGTTGATTAATAAGACTAACggccgaatactcaaacgctactcaattttaagttgtacttaaatatcgtgctatctctgtcattttataaagaattgatagtgacagaactacatttgaaaGCATCTtcaaattgagtagcgtttatACGGACATAATACTGTCAGATACTGACCTCTACAGAGACATAGAGCGATATAGGCACGACAGTGTTCATGACGATGGCGTATGATAGGCTTTTAAGGTAATGATAACTTTAAAAGCCTATCTTAAAGTAGGTAGTTGTGAAAAGGTCCAATAAGGGTACATGATTCCTAAACACTTTGTATACAGGTGGAAAAGCTGTTGATTCAACTGTCAGATACTGACCTCTACAGAGACATAGAGCGATATAGGCACGACAGTGTTCATGACGATGGCGTATGAGAAGAAGACGAGCAGGGCGATGACGAGCGCGCCCCAGGTGGGCTCGGCCGGCACCAGCGTGTCCCACGGCAGGTACACCTGGAAGTAGCGCCCCACCAGCCACTCCCACACGCCGCACGCCACCGTGCAGAACACGCACATCGACAGCAAGAAGAATACTATCTGCGGACGGTAAACATTCACTTATGTACTCATCTTTTTTTGCATTACAACTATTAGGCAGCAAAATACAACTACtaggtaatatttatatgatttaGTCACAGTTAAGTTGGATGCGCAACGCCCGTGTACAAAATTTATAACTAAGGGCTCCGATTAGGTTCGAAACTAGACAAGCGTTACCGTAAAACAGAAATGAGTGAGCCGCATGTAGATGATATAACATAAACACTATCTGCCAGCTAAAATgcgcttaaaaaaatattgcgcaAATTCTATGCTGCGCTAAAATATAGACAGATTATTGCAACACTTTAGCTTAACTTGCAACCTTAAACACAAAACATATAAAGTTTACTTTCACTCACCcctataataagaaaattaagtagCCTATCTATGCTGGTGCGCTTGAATTTGGTCTTGCCGGAGTTCTGCATGAGTTTGGTGTCCTTCCCGGCGAATACGACAACGCCATAACACCACTGCGTGTTGCGTAGTACGCAGCCACGCAGCAGGATCTTGTCGTTGTCGAGTGAGAAGTGCTGGTTGCGCCAGCTCAGCGTACCTGCAATTAAAAAGGAACTTTATTGCTGAGAACTTATAAAGATTATAGTCGCTTTTAGGTTACCGTGTCCAGCATTTTAAATGCTTGGCAACTTATAAGCAAAACGATTTTATGATGAGAATTTACAGTACACCGAGCTCCAAAACTTGATGTATAgtcttcaatagattttgaaatataattacaaagaCATAAAGTCGAATTTCTATCACACATGTACATGTGTAGATACATATTGGTTGGAGTAAATACACAGTTCGATGCGACGGCAACACTAAGCATTCTGAGAAAGTTTCTCAGTTCATAAGACTACAGTAATCAAATACCTATGGTATTGAACGAGTGAAGTCGTATGGTCGgcagttatgacgtcataatcgAAGTGATAGCGAGGGGGTGAGGTGATCGACGGGGCAGGCGATCGACTGCTATGTTTATTCAACCGAGATCCTATGTTAGTGCTTGTTTTCCATTACTATATTATAGACTTGTTGGTACAGTTATCGCAAATTCAACTGTATAACAAGGGGTCTTAGGTTTCAAATACATTTTCTCAGTTGAGAATGCTAAATATCGGTTTTTGAAGTCGTTTAAAAAGGCACATCGTAGACAAATGATTGTGTCCGCATGACCTAGAAAACCAAATATTTCTATCAATTGCTCAAATTAGCCAAAACGACCGTATTAAGTGGTTCCTACCaaatatgttattgttattttaattaaggaaatatttataTCGCGCATGAGGCAAAATGTTCTCTAtgtcaattaattttaagtctacaaaataatattcataggTTTGTTTATCTAATAGTTTCCTTGTTGGTCTAGTGGTATTTATAAAACTCGATACCCAATCTAAATAACTCGAAAAGCATCACCGTTTTCCTCTCCTATTTTATACCCGACTTTTATCACGTCACTCGTCGACTGGACGGCAGGACATCTAAGCACAGCGGTTTAAAGACTAAAATCAACTGCGAAGTATATTAATTAGATCATTAAATAGGTCCTTCATTGTGTTCTCTAGGGGTTACAAAGGGCAGATCTCtatctttaataaaatacgGATGTTTAACAGATTGTGGCCAAGGGCAACCAAATCCCAAACGAATTGGGAAACGACTCGCAGAATTATTGCCAAAGTTTGCACTATACACGGAACACTACGTATAGTAAAccaattacaataattgtttttctttggaCAAAAACCTAGCTGTAgataattaaagaaatactaCCAAGTAACAATTACTTGCGTAGATAATTGGCTGGCATAAAATTGAACAAGGCAATACTAAAAAGAACGGATAGATAAGTCTTCAGATAGCAAATACAGTGTTATGGTAAATAGTACAACACTCGTGTCATGTCTTGTATACAACATACAAATTATACAGGggatattttgaataaatagtATGGTCGGAACTATTTTTCTAGCAACTGTACTTTGAGGGCCGAAAGGAAACTCAAATTTcgctgataataataatttaaactcgGCCCTTAGGGAACGAGAATACACCATAATCAAGGGCCAAGTGGCCGAGAGTCGACTAAACGGAAAGATATAGTTATAGGACTTCAACACATTAAATTAACAAGCAGTCACGTAAACACTTAATCATAGTAAAACCCCAAtactaaacttataattattagtaatCTAAACTAATAATTAGTAGTAATTAAGATAAATAGAAGAAATTACCGCAGTACAGATAATACAAGTGAACTGTGTCACTGACAGAGAATAACCCAAGTCCGTATGATTCACACGTTCAAGTACAAATACTCGATTTAGATTCCATCCATCAATATGATAAAGTACCTTATTGCCCGTATTGCACCCAGCGAGCGTATTATATGGCCTGCTCGGGAAAAAAGATGTATCAGTTTGAAAATTGATCGTGGTAAAGGGATTTATATTTTGCTACAATGTATCAATATTACCAGGTAAATATAATAACCTATCTACTTCTGGCTTTCGTTATGGAAATGTGCCTAATTTACAATCATCTATGTGTAATGGATGGATGGAGGCTACACGACGAGGATAAAAAGAcctgattttaattttattattataactttcgtgagacatactacattagatattatgttatcggcttactcacgtacttaactgtttgacggggaactcgactaatttcaagccatgctagagagtcatattcataagcagcatttcgcggtacacgacgcggtgattgtcgtgCTATTACTAATCTGCCAgttctgctcatgaatatgagcccctaggaTGGCAtgcaactagtcgagttaaaTAGCGAGTGTTGACATaaacctctgcctactctttcaAGGGTTATTGTACCACTTACTTAtatcattacatattttaattgaatcaaATCATACTTTTTTGTTGATATAATCAAGCCGGTCTTATCTTACATCTAAACGAGGAAATGAACGACAAATGCTCAAAATATTTAGTGTcaaaaacatgtaaaataaaatccaatagTTATGGAATGAATCACGTTTAGTTATTGTTTACAATTTGAGACGTGACTAAAATAATGGTAGTGGCACGGTTTCACGGTGGCTATATTATATTGACTGCAGTAGCATGTGCATGTTATGGGTTCAATAAAAGCAAAGAAGTCTTTACCTATATTgtaaaattcttaataaattaCGTACAacattaaagaagggccaaattaaaagtacccttaaccgacgagcatacatgaaaagactgataactgttgatgaagcgaaagaggtaagaTTACTCTGCGTACCCCCATTGGAAACCataggcatgaggttatgtatgtaaattatgtaaacatacaaacaaaaaaacatgcTGACTTGGACCAAAAAACATTCATATAAGGTTTTCATTTCCCCTTGCTACGCAGTCGAGTTTGAAACCACTACCAAAGTGGCAGCAAAACTGTTTACTACACAAAAACACATACCAACATTAATTCCCCACAAaaccatagtaacttttattaagTTTGTGTAATCCAAATGGAAGGTTAATCGCGGATTTGAGAATCATAAGAATTTGCTTGTTAAGTACTTTGTAATAAGACGGTTAGGTGTCTGCTATTGGCAAGCGATTTCAAAGTTACTTAACCAAGCGGCAACTGTGTGCGGCTTCCACTGAACATTTCGCAAATATAGTGAAACGACTGATCAAGCAAAAACAACAAGTAATTAGGAATTAACTTTGTATAAGAAACTCTTTCTTTACTATGTTGCATGTCTtgttgatgacgtcatcaactgtagttttttaagtaaattattattgtaatgctTATTCTTATACATaatgttgtattgtatttatgtcACCAGAGCGTCACGCACAGCGGACATTGAGAAAATTAATCTGgtggttttaaataattatataatttacgtACGCGTACGTAACATGATAAAAAAACTGTAGTTACATTGTACAATAAAGaatatatgtgtatgtgaacttgtatatttgtaaatgaacccacgacacaggagaaaacccgtAGCACGggacaacgttttaaaaaaaaaaaaaaatgattgtaGTACATACCTTCAAACTTATTAAGTAGATTGTTGGGCGTTTCGCAGACGATCTCACCGTCGAAAGCACCCAGTTGTGCGTCGTCCTGCCCCATTGCAGCCGTCTCTAAAAGGCACTGACGACATTTCAAATTCGTCTCCCTGCAACCaagcaaacaaaacaatgtcgTGAATGTTTTCTTTACTAGCCGATTCtttatacctactttttttattaaataagttttacaCACAATTTGTGCCATTACTAGTTAGTAGCTTTAAATTGAAGCTATGGTTTCTAAATGGCAATTAAACTACTTTTTGTCATATATTCCACCAAATCTCTATAAGTAAAAATCTGTTCTGAGATgggttggaccgatttggcaaattttggtcatgaattattttcggaaatcacagggaaggtttaaaaaataaataaaaaaatataaaataaactgacCCATCCAACTCGGCAGTCTCTATGTAACAGAGACCGTTGGGCTCCGAGCTGCTGAGGAGCAAAATGTCCGCCGCGACGAACTGGTCGTTCTCCAGCCTGATGACGTCTCCCACCTGAACAGACGCCCACTTCTCCTCCACAAGCTTGCCATTGCGCAGAGTCTTCGCCCGCCTGTGGTTTACTTGTGAATCGTTCTGATGACGTTGCTGGAAAAGAATATTACTACATTAAAGACTAGAACTATAATATATTAGTATGTAGTTAGTATTTTACTTGGCATGACTAATATAGCCGAACCTATTAGGTGTATCGTAGCGTTCATGCGTAACGGTTGCTATTATCGCGTAAAGAACCTGAAACTGACGTAATCTTCTAATAACATCGTGGTCTCTAGACATAAAGAAACATCACCCATCTACAGCCCTGCCTCAGAGTTTAAGATGACTTAACTTTAACATGTCTCATATGTGATGCTACGAAACGACGAGTAACGACGTCTCTAACAAAAATTTAGTATGTTAATGAAATCAGTAGGTGCACTGAAGAAGGCCATACATAGTCCTTCAAAAAGGCCAGATGTGTAGTCAGATATTGCGTATTTATTACCAGATGTTCGACCGTAGATCTAATAGAAATATGTTAGGAATGCTGTACTTTTCCTACGTAATGTATAAGGAAAATCGCGAGTGTTGAATACAGTAAAGTTTCTTCAACCCGCCAACCGTAAATAGGAATAAATTATATACTACAAATATAGCAGGCATTAAAGTACTGATCAGTTTAActgataatatttatgtagtGCCTCAAAAGTCACTCTTATGGCCATTGATTCAAAGTTCTATTTCGTGCCTGCAATTTCACTTGCGTGTTTCTTTCCTAAATTGTAAGGTGGTGTTATATTTTACACACATAGCACCTTCATAGTACCTCTAAGGTACGTAAGCATTCTAAATCaagaaaagaaatatattattatgtttttgttttgaaaatccAATTCTTTCCGAGAGATTACCGTTTTCATAATCCCATCAACTTAATAGAAAACATCAGTACAGACAGACAGGTATATCCAATCAGGGCTACAGTCGATAGATGTTATTCCACAAGGGGATTCTGTATGCATAATCCGATTCAAAATCGGAACACTCTTGTCTGTGATACGATAAAATGGCGCTTCGCTTAATACCTCTTTGGTTTAGTTTAGACTTAGTTAT contains:
- the LOC118273933 gene encoding phospholipid-transporting ATPase ID isoform X9, whose amino-acid sequence is MCARSEAVELEVLGAEGGEPRVPPRPLRLSLLELLGKLVRRDQPAPSHRRARHNHRFRTFVSCENERRIKANNREYNAQFRYASNFIKTSKYSIITFLPLNLLEQFQRLANFYFLCLLVLQLIPAISSLTPITTAIPLIGVLALTAVKDAYDDFQRHQNDSQVNHRRAKTLRNGKLVEEKWASVQVGDVIRLENDQFVAADILLLSSSEPNGLCYIETAELDGETNLKCRQCLLETAAMGQDDAQLGAFDGEIVCETPNNLLNKFEGTLSWRNQHFSLDNDKILLRGCVLRNTQWCYGVVVFAGKDTKLMQNSGKTKFKRTSIDRLLNFLIIGIVFFLLSMCVFCTVACGVWEWLVGRYFQVYLPWDTLVPAEPTWGALVIALLVFFSYAIVMNTVVPISLYVSVEVIRFAQSFLINWDEKMYYEKTGTAAKARTTTLNEELGQIQYIFSDKTGTLTQNIMTFNKCSIAGVCYGDVVDETTGETIDLAEVRHRHRGAGAGGGASGGGAGGGGARGAARARLLELEQDAGRSTPGGRRPRSSEPLDFSFNPEYEPEFKFFDSTLLDAVKRGDKNVHDFFRLLALCHTVMPDQKNGRLEYQAQSPDESALVSAARNFGFVFRERSPNSITIEVMGKTEVYELLCILDFNNVRKRMSVILRKDGEIRLYTKGADNVIYDRLKNGNQTDVKSKTQEHLNKFAGEGLRTLALAWRPLEERGFAEWKRRHHAAALALHDRDEQLDAIYEEIETDLLLMGVTAIEDKLQDGVPETIANLSMAGIKVWVLTGDKQETAINIGYSCQLLTDDMAEVFVIDGASYDDVDRQLAKCRDSIRVVNTFMPHGSSEAKSPGEANGGAGVSRASPGRANVKLNAPAVSVVTFRWGQYSRTHCSEPDCYSNEYVSGGAPYSADSHEHNDDTNGFAIVINGHSLVHCLHPKLEEKFLDVVLQCRSVICCRVTPLQKAMVVELIKKSRKAVTLAIGDGANDVSMIKAAHIGVGISGQEGMQAVLASDYSIAQFRFLQRLLLVHGRWSYYRMCKFLRYFFYKNFAFTVCHFWFAFFCGFSAQTVFDEMFISVYNLFYTSLPVLALGVFEQDVSDTTSLQFPKLYAPGHTSQLFNKTEFIKSTLHGCFTSLVLFLIPYGTYKDGLAPNGLILSDHMLLGTVVATILIIDNTTQIALDTTYWTVFNHITIWGSLVSYFVLDYFYNYAIGGPYVGSLTVALTQATFWFTAVLTMIILMVPVVSWRLACSWTRPTLAERLRARQRWRAAAPAPRTPSARRARRSVRSGYAFAHQEGFGRLITSGKIMRRIPHADAALSALASLPGKFHARPEPPASPGPAAPSPAAPGPSPPGPARAPTQNLATVDL